In a genomic window of Streptomyces koelreuteriae:
- a CDS encoding dipeptide/oligopeptide/nickel ABC transporter permease/ATP-binding protein has translation MMTRKSLTTALSRPGVRLRGLRRLPLLSKIAVCFLAVVVLMALLAPLLAPHDPLDQQPPVDGTGHPSAAHWMGQDSLGRDILSRLMYGARWSLAIGLGATGLALVVGALLGAIAATSRKAVDETLMRCLDVVMAFPGIALAAVLVAVFGGGITVLICAIAFLFTPPVARVVRANVLDQYGEDYVTAERVIGARTPHIVLKHVAINCAAPVLVFCTVQVAEAVVFEASLSFIGAGVRPPDPSWGSVIADGKNMVLTGGWWATVFPGLLMLVTVLSLNILSEGVSDAWAAPSAREVEAPEDDRLEAPEPGTGEVVQLPGLAEAARRLRARARRLPRDGQPVLAVENLAIGFDQRHGGVDIVDGISFEVRPGEVLGLVGESGCGKSLTALAVMGLQPKGARVSGQVRFQQRDLIAEPMRVRRKLLGHEMAMIYQDALSSLNPAMTIRAQLKQVVRRGGRRSPAELLTMVGLDPERTLRSYPHELSGGQRQRVLIAMALSRDPKLIVADEPTTALDVTVQAQVIELLLRLREELGFALILVSHDLALIADVTDRVVVMYGGQIVETGVTADLVEAPAHHYTRGLLGSVLSLESAQERMTQIRGVVPSPADFPAGCRFTDRCPRASGICLTTAPVLAGPEAHTAACHHPAIELSATETEAVS, from the coding sequence ATGATGACCCGCAAGAGTCTCACTACGGCGCTGTCCCGGCCCGGCGTACGGCTGCGCGGCCTGCGCAGGCTGCCGCTGCTGTCGAAGATCGCCGTCTGCTTCCTGGCGGTCGTCGTCCTGATGGCGCTGCTCGCGCCGCTCCTCGCCCCGCACGACCCGCTCGACCAGCAGCCGCCGGTCGACGGCACCGGGCATCCGTCCGCCGCGCACTGGATGGGCCAGGACAGCCTCGGCCGGGACATCCTCAGCCGGTTGATGTACGGGGCCCGCTGGTCACTCGCGATCGGGCTCGGCGCCACCGGTCTGGCGCTGGTGGTCGGCGCGCTGCTCGGGGCGATCGCGGCCACTTCACGCAAGGCGGTCGACGAGACGCTGATGCGCTGTCTGGACGTGGTGATGGCGTTCCCCGGCATCGCGCTGGCCGCCGTGCTGGTGGCGGTGTTCGGCGGTGGCATCACGGTGCTGATCTGCGCGATCGCGTTCCTGTTCACGCCGCCGGTGGCACGGGTCGTCCGGGCGAACGTCCTCGACCAGTACGGCGAGGACTACGTGACGGCGGAACGGGTGATCGGCGCCCGGACCCCGCACATCGTGCTGAAGCACGTCGCGATCAACTGCGCCGCGCCGGTGCTGGTGTTCTGCACGGTCCAGGTCGCCGAGGCGGTCGTCTTCGAGGCGTCGCTGTCCTTCATCGGGGCGGGTGTCCGGCCGCCCGACCCGTCCTGGGGCAGTGTCATCGCGGACGGCAAGAACATGGTGCTGACCGGCGGCTGGTGGGCGACCGTGTTCCCCGGGCTGCTGATGCTGGTCACGGTGCTGTCGCTGAACATCCTGTCCGAGGGCGTGTCCGACGCGTGGGCGGCCCCGTCGGCGCGGGAGGTGGAGGCGCCCGAGGACGACCGGCTGGAGGCGCCGGAGCCCGGCACCGGGGAGGTCGTACAGCTGCCCGGCCTGGCGGAGGCGGCCCGGCGGCTGCGGGCCCGGGCCCGCCGGCTGCCCCGGGACGGCCAGCCCGTGCTCGCGGTGGAGAACCTCGCCATCGGCTTCGACCAGCGGCACGGCGGCGTGGACATCGTGGACGGCATCAGCTTCGAGGTGCGTCCCGGTGAGGTGCTGGGCCTGGTCGGCGAGTCGGGCTGCGGCAAGTCGCTGACCGCGCTGGCCGTCATGGGCCTCCAGCCAAAAGGGGCGCGCGTCAGCGGACAGGTCCGCTTCCAGCAGCGGGATCTGATCGCCGAGCCGATGCGCGTACGCCGCAAGCTCCTGGGCCACGAGATGGCGATGATCTACCAGGACGCGCTGTCGTCGCTGAACCCGGCGATGACGATCCGGGCGCAGCTCAAGCAGGTGGTCCGGCGCGGCGGGCGGCGCAGTCCGGCCGAGTTGCTGACGATGGTCGGCCTCGACCCCGAGCGCACCCTGCGCAGCTACCCGCACGAACTGTCCGGCGGCCAGCGCCAGCGCGTCCTGATCGCCATGGCCCTGTCCCGCGACCCGAAGCTGATCGTCGCCGACGAGCCGACGACCGCCCTCGACGTCACCGTGCAGGCCCAGGTCATAGAGCTGCTGCTGCGGCTGCGCGAGGAACTGGGCTTCGCGCTCATCCTCGTCTCGCACGACCTGGCGCTGATCGCGGACGTCACCGACCGGGTGGTGGTGATGTACGGCGGGCAGATCGTGGAGACCGGCGTGACCGCCGACCTGGTGGAGGCACCGGCCCATCACTACACGCGCGGCCTGCTCGGCAGTGTGCTGTCGCTGGAGTCGGCGCAGGAGCGGATGACACAGATCAGGGGCGTCGTGCCGTCTCCGGCGGATTTCCCGGCGGGCTGCCGGTTCACGGACCGCTGCCCGCGCGCGAGCGGGATCTGCCTTACGACGGCTCCGGTCCTGGCCGGTCCCGAGGCGCACACGGCGGCCTGCCATCACCCGGCCATAGAGCTGTCGGCCACCGAGACCGAGGCGGTGTCATGA